In one Microbulbifer pacificus genomic region, the following are encoded:
- a CDS encoding glycine cleavage system protein R, whose amino-acid sequence MQQHLVISIISDDKPGVVEMLSAAVAENGGNWEDSRMAHFAGKFAGILRVSVATEDSARLKDALKGLAGADFKLQVEDALAVAAEGRQTLQLKLVGNDRPGIVKEISRALAARRINVETLDTRYGSTPWSGEPLFTAECTISVAEDVNIDGLHDELDEIADELGVEIDCEETSSAL is encoded by the coding sequence ATGCAACAACACCTCGTCATCTCCATCATCAGCGACGATAAACCCGGTGTAGTGGAAATGCTCTCCGCCGCGGTGGCAGAAAATGGCGGAAACTGGGAAGACAGCCGCATGGCCCACTTCGCCGGTAAATTCGCCGGCATATTGCGGGTCAGCGTGGCCACGGAAGATAGCGCACGGCTCAAGGATGCGCTGAAAGGACTGGCCGGTGCAGACTTCAAACTGCAGGTGGAAGACGCGCTCGCGGTCGCTGCAGAGGGGCGCCAGACCCTGCAACTCAAGCTCGTGGGCAATGACCGCCCCGGGATCGTCAAGGAAATCTCCCGCGCGCTAGCCGCCCGCCGGATCAATGTGGAAACCCTCGATACCCGCTACGGCAGCACCCCCTGGAGCGGTGAACCCCTGTTCACCGCCGAGTGCACCATCAGTGTGGCGGAAGACGTCAACATTGACGGCCTGCACGATGAACTGGACGAGATCGCCGACGAACTTGGAGTCGAGATCGACTGCGAAGAGACCTCCTCCGCGTTATAA
- a CDS encoding alpha/beta fold hydrolase, translated as MTDMDGWLVDPSRGIHRGWFLFAHGAGAPMDSDFMQAQAEMLAAQGMGVIRFEFPYMAERRETGRRRPPSRIEVLLEDFQAQIDRFGEIFPGERLFIGGKSMGGRVASMLAGQNYRAGKVAGVVCLGYPFHPPGKPESLRTAHLECLESPALIVQGTRDKLGNREEVESYTLSPVIDVQWLDDGDHDFNPRKASGWTQQQHWQSAADRAAAFMRVAES; from the coding sequence ATGACCGATATGGACGGCTGGCTGGTTGATCCGTCGCGGGGAATCCATAGAGGCTGGTTCCTGTTCGCCCACGGCGCGGGGGCGCCGATGGACAGTGATTTTATGCAGGCACAGGCGGAGATGCTGGCGGCGCAGGGCATGGGGGTAATCCGGTTTGAGTTCCCGTATATGGCGGAGCGGCGGGAGACGGGCAGGCGCAGACCACCGAGCAGGATAGAGGTATTGCTCGAGGATTTTCAGGCACAGATCGATCGTTTTGGTGAGATTTTCCCAGGCGAACGGTTGTTTATCGGTGGCAAGTCCATGGGGGGACGGGTGGCGAGTATGTTGGCGGGGCAGAATTATCGGGCCGGAAAGGTGGCCGGGGTGGTGTGCCTTGGGTATCCGTTTCATCCGCCCGGCAAGCCGGAGAGCTTACGAACAGCGCACCTGGAGTGCCTGGAGAGTCCTGCGTTGATTGTGCAGGGGACTCGCGACAAGTTGGGGAATCGAGAGGAGGTGGAGAGTTATACGCTTTCGCCTGTGATTGACGTGCAGTGGCTTGACGATGGCGACCACGATTTCAATCCGCGCAAAGCCAGCGGCTGGACCCAACAGCAACACTGGCAATCGGCGGCAGACAGAGCAGCGGCGTTTATGCGCGTTGCAGAATCGTGA
- a CDS encoding ATP-NAD kinase family protein, translated as MKLKKLGLIINPWAGIGGPAGLKGSDGAATVARALAAGIQPQSHRRAAIALEALKPFAEQLELVTFAGDMGESLARELGFAVVVAGAAEGARSTPEDSEAAAQAIRDAGADLIVFAGGDGTARNMVNALGDTFPVLGIPAGVKMHSACFAISPRAGGEVLRRLMAGELVDLHAREVRDIDENSFREGRVSTRYYGELLVPEEGHFLQAVKNAGREVEELAVADIAAQVVEEINHLDPETLYVVGPGSTTLAVLSELGEEGTLLGVDLWRNGGLVAADVSAPQIEATIAEHRATQPHIPVKIILTAIGGQGHLIGRGNQQLSPKVLRAVGRENLMVIATKTKITELGGRPLLIDSGEPSLDEAWSGFVRVVTGYRDEILYPLSGDGRGAIPPVQNESE; from the coding sequence GTGAAACTGAAGAAGCTCGGACTCATCATCAACCCCTGGGCAGGTATTGGCGGCCCGGCGGGCCTTAAAGGCAGCGACGGAGCGGCAACTGTGGCGCGCGCCCTGGCGGCGGGTATTCAGCCTCAGTCACACAGGCGCGCGGCCATCGCACTGGAGGCGCTCAAGCCCTTTGCCGAACAACTGGAACTGGTGACCTTCGCTGGCGACATGGGAGAGAGCCTTGCCCGCGAACTCGGTTTCGCGGTGGTGGTGGCAGGCGCGGCCGAAGGCGCGCGTTCAACTCCCGAGGACAGCGAGGCCGCCGCACAGGCAATTCGCGACGCCGGTGCCGACCTGATTGTGTTTGCCGGTGGTGACGGTACGGCCCGCAACATGGTCAATGCCCTCGGTGATACGTTTCCGGTTCTCGGTATTCCCGCCGGGGTCAAAATGCATTCCGCCTGCTTTGCTATCTCCCCCAGAGCCGGCGGCGAAGTGTTGCGCCGCCTGATGGCCGGCGAGCTGGTGGATTTACACGCGCGTGAAGTACGCGATATCGATGAAAACTCCTTCCGCGAAGGTCGTGTCAGCACCCGTTATTACGGGGAGTTACTGGTGCCGGAAGAAGGCCATTTTTTGCAGGCGGTAAAAAATGCCGGACGCGAAGTGGAAGAACTGGCCGTTGCCGACATCGCTGCGCAGGTGGTCGAGGAAATCAATCACCTGGACCCGGAAACCCTCTACGTCGTAGGCCCCGGCTCCACCACCCTCGCGGTGCTCTCCGAACTCGGCGAGGAGGGCACCCTGCTGGGGGTGGACCTGTGGCGTAATGGAGGTCTGGTGGCTGCCGATGTCAGTGCACCGCAGATCGAAGCCACCATCGCCGAACACCGCGCAACCCAGCCCCACATTCCGGTAAAAATCATCCTGACCGCCATTGGCGGTCAGGGACATCTGATCGGGCGTGGCAACCAGCAACTGAGTCCTAAAGTGTTGCGCGCAGTAGGGCGCGAAAACCTGATGGTGATCGCCACCAAAACCAAGATCACCGAACTGGGCGGGCGGCCGCTGCTGATCGATAGTGGCGAGCCCTCACTGGACGAGGCGTGGAGCGGGTTTGTGCGGGTGGTGACCGGCTACCGCGACGAAATTCTTTACCCGTTGTCTGGCGATGGACGTGGTGCAATTCCGCCTGTTCAGAATGAAAGTGAGTAG
- the fldB gene encoding flavodoxin FldB: MRAPIGLFYGSSTCYTEMAAEKIRDRIGEEWIDILNVADEDVTQMQEYDFLILGIPTWDYGELQEDWENCWDQLAVLNLEDKKVALYGLGDQAGYPQWYQDALGYLHAQVLALGAKAVGYWPAEGYEFEESKGLTPDGRHFVGLALDEENEFDKSDERLDRWCAQIMREFGLR, translated from the coding sequence ATGCGCGCACCAATCGGACTTTTTTACGGCTCCAGCACCTGTTACACCGAAATGGCGGCGGAAAAAATCCGCGATCGTATCGGCGAGGAGTGGATAGACATTCTCAACGTGGCCGATGAAGACGTCACCCAGATGCAGGAGTACGACTTTCTGATCCTCGGCATCCCCACCTGGGACTACGGGGAGCTGCAGGAAGACTGGGAAAACTGTTGGGACCAGTTAGCAGTGCTCAATCTTGAGGATAAGAAAGTGGCCCTTTATGGCCTCGGGGATCAGGCCGGCTACCCCCAGTGGTATCAGGATGCCCTCGGCTACCTGCACGCTCAGGTTCTCGCTCTCGGCGCCAAAGCTGTCGGTTACTGGCCGGCGGAGGGATATGAGTTCGAGGAATCCAAAGGGTTGACACCAGACGGCCGTCACTTTGTCGGGCTCGCCCTCGACGAAGAAAACGAATTCGATAAAAGCGACGAGCGTCTTGATCGGTGGTGTGCCCAGATCATGCGCGAATTCGGCCTGCGCTGA
- the trmL gene encoding tRNA (uridine(34)/cytosine(34)/5-carboxymethylaminomethyluridine(34)-2'-O)-methyltransferase TrmL has protein sequence MFKIVLYQPEIAPNTGNIIRLCANTGAELHLIEPLGFEMDDKRLRRAGLDYAEYSRVVRHRDWQAFVKSEQPARILALSTKGARPHSEIAFRDGDAIVFGPETRGLPAEFLAMTGSEYTLRIPMCANSRSINLSNAAAIVIYEAWRQLGYEGAV, from the coding sequence ATGTTCAAAATCGTGCTCTATCAACCGGAAATTGCCCCAAACACCGGCAACATCATCCGTCTGTGCGCCAACACCGGTGCCGAATTGCACCTGATCGAGCCCCTCGGCTTCGAGATGGACGACAAACGCCTGCGTCGCGCCGGGCTCGACTACGCCGAATACAGCCGCGTGGTGCGCCACCGGGACTGGCAGGCGTTCGTGAAATCCGAACAACCGGCGCGAATACTGGCCCTGTCCACCAAAGGGGCTCGTCCCCATTCGGAAATCGCGTTCCGCGACGGCGACGCCATTGTCTTCGGCCCCGAGACCCGCGGTCTGCCCGCGGAGTTCCTGGCCATGACCGGCAGCGAGTACACGTTGCGTATCCCCATGTGCGCCAACAGCCGCAGCATTAACCTCTCCAATGCAGCGGCAATTGTGATTTATGAGGCCTGGCGCCAGCTGGGCTATGAAGGCGCTGTCTGA
- a CDS encoding class I SAM-dependent methyltransferase, producing the protein MIVPNKVAHWLAGLACAASFAGSVQADALQDAIKGDQRTPAYAERDKYRHPAETLTFFQLKPEMTVVEIWPGGGWYTEILAPMLKEKGTLYAAHFPKDTDVGYFKRSREGFEKLLSEDDIYSAVKLTEFAPGGDSEIAPEGSADAVVTFRNVHNWMGGNNEQRAFKAFFKALKPGGVLGVVEHRAKPGTSREDMGKSGYVTQDYVIELAKNAGFVLEESSEINANPKDSADHPKGVWTLPPSLRLGDEDKDKYLAIGESDRMTLRFRKPKS; encoded by the coding sequence ATGATAGTTCCGAACAAGGTTGCACACTGGCTGGCGGGTCTGGCCTGCGCGGCATCTTTTGCTGGATCGGTTCAGGCGGATGCGCTGCAGGACGCGATCAAAGGGGATCAGCGCACGCCAGCTTACGCTGAGCGGGACAAGTATCGCCATCCGGCGGAGACGCTGACGTTTTTCCAGCTGAAGCCGGAGATGACCGTGGTCGAGATCTGGCCGGGCGGCGGCTGGTATACCGAGATCCTGGCGCCAATGCTGAAGGAGAAGGGTACGCTGTATGCGGCACATTTCCCGAAGGATACGGATGTCGGTTATTTCAAGCGTTCGCGCGAGGGCTTTGAGAAGCTGTTGTCTGAGGACGATATCTACAGTGCGGTGAAACTGACGGAGTTCGCCCCGGGCGGCGACAGTGAGATTGCACCGGAAGGTTCTGCGGATGCGGTGGTGACGTTCCGCAATGTGCACAACTGGATGGGAGGCAACAATGAGCAGAGGGCATTCAAGGCCTTTTTCAAGGCCTTGAAGCCGGGTGGTGTGCTGGGTGTGGTGGAGCACCGGGCCAAGCCGGGCACGAGCCGTGAGGATATGGGCAAGAGCGGTTATGTAACCCAGGACTATGTGATTGAACTGGCGAAAAATGCGGGTTTTGTGCTTGAGGAGTCCAGTGAGATCAATGCGAATCCCAAGGATTCCGCGGATCATCCAAAAGGTGTCTGGACCCTGCCGCCGTCTCTGCGACTTGGCGATGAGGACAAGGATAAGTACCTGGCAATTGGTGAAAGTGACCGTATGACTTTGCGGTTCCGTAAGCCGAAGTCCTGA
- a CDS encoding elongation factor P hydroxylase, whose amino-acid sequence MFNSCFSSPAGLNTRLAGGFEEPYYRPASTDGVSWHQVEFTRDYPASALHEAAHWCVAGAARRQLPDYGYWYAPDGRNSEQQAEFERVEVKPQALEWVFARACGLKFRVSADNLGAGLGPSETFRRDIWQQVQRYCCEGVNPRAGQFARALASAFARPDPLQPQHYRLEELG is encoded by the coding sequence GTGTTCAATTCCTGTTTTTCTTCACCGGCGGGGTTGAATACCCGTCTCGCCGGTGGCTTCGAGGAGCCTTACTATCGCCCCGCATCTACTGATGGGGTCTCCTGGCACCAGGTGGAGTTCACCCGCGATTACCCCGCCAGCGCCCTGCACGAGGCCGCACATTGGTGTGTCGCCGGCGCCGCGCGCCGGCAGCTGCCGGACTACGGGTACTGGTATGCACCGGATGGGCGGAACTCCGAGCAGCAGGCGGAGTTCGAGCGGGTGGAAGTGAAACCGCAGGCCCTGGAGTGGGTTTTTGCCCGCGCCTGCGGCCTCAAGTTCCGCGTCAGTGCCGATAACCTTGGCGCCGGTCTCGGTCCCAGTGAGACGTTCAGGCGCGATATCTGGCAGCAGGTACAGCGTTACTGCTGTGAAGGGGTAAATCCTCGTGCCGGGCAGTTTGCTCGCGCACTCGCCAGCGCCTTCGCGCGTCCCGACCCCTTACAGCCGCAACACTACCGGCTGGAGGAGCTGGGGTGA
- the mnmC gene encoding bifunctional tRNA (5-methylaminomethyl-2-thiouridine)(34)-methyltransferase MnmD/FAD-dependent 5-carboxymethylaminomethyl-2-thiouridine(34) oxidoreductase MnmC — MPEQEHKPVTLAQLEWRDNGQPVSSAFDDIYFSTASGLEETRHVFLNHNHLNERWANLTDNTTFTIGETGFGTGLNFLAAWQLWIRTAPKSAQLHFVSVEKFPLAPQDLRRALALWPELSEFSEQLVSQYPAYLAKGVHRLKFTGNVHLTLIIDEASRGFERIQLDAPERDRQINAWFLDGFAPSKNPEMWSDDLFSAIADLSAKDSTFATFTCAGIVKRGLKAVGFALEKVPGFGHKREMLRGRLVPEIPREKTPHRATPWHLPHAADNTPKTVAVIGAGIAGTATAHALAERNFQVTVFEQGGEPGSGASGNDQGILYAKLSPKPGPNGDFNLLALQFAQRFYASHCSDAIHFDGLLQLAETEKEQQLQQQVVDHLALGAHALLAQPVTSAQASKLAGVDLAMPGLYFPCAGWLRPKQVCNSLLRHPHITFHPNTAVSSIWPNGETWEVETTTQGEQLVQTFDAVILCSANFNRQFPQTAPLPLQPIRGQVSFAQATAPSKNLKIALCGEGYIAPAAPVSGTDKTQQHSFGATFKLKQTDLEIREEEHRENLQTLTNLLPEIAESFAHQKLNGRVAVRAATPDYLPMAGPVADWEQLENTYGGLRRNRKQLINHRTPYQQNLYVLAGLGSRGFAYAPLAAEVVAAWVSKEVMPVSEDLVKALHPMRFAIRNLGKNKETL, encoded by the coding sequence ATGCCTGAACAGGAACACAAACCCGTCACACTGGCGCAGCTCGAATGGAGGGACAACGGCCAGCCCGTGTCCTCGGCGTTCGATGACATCTACTTCTCCACCGCTTCCGGCCTCGAGGAAACCCGCCACGTATTCCTCAACCACAACCACCTGAACGAACGCTGGGCGAATCTCACCGATAACACCACCTTTACCATCGGCGAAACCGGCTTCGGTACCGGTCTCAATTTTCTCGCAGCCTGGCAACTGTGGATACGGACCGCCCCAAAGAGCGCACAGCTGCATTTCGTCAGCGTGGAGAAATTCCCCCTCGCCCCGCAGGACCTGCGCCGCGCCCTGGCGCTGTGGCCCGAATTGAGTGAATTCAGCGAACAGTTGGTCAGCCAGTACCCAGCCTATCTGGCCAAAGGGGTACACCGGCTGAAATTCACCGGCAACGTGCATCTTACGCTGATCATCGACGAGGCGAGCCGCGGTTTTGAACGGATACAGTTGGATGCCCCCGAGCGAGACCGCCAGATCAACGCCTGGTTTCTGGACGGCTTCGCGCCATCAAAAAACCCGGAGATGTGGAGCGACGACCTGTTCAGCGCCATTGCTGATCTCAGCGCAAAAGACAGTACCTTCGCCACCTTTACCTGTGCCGGCATTGTCAAACGGGGCTTAAAAGCGGTTGGGTTTGCCCTGGAAAAAGTGCCGGGCTTCGGTCACAAACGGGAAATGCTGCGCGGCCGATTGGTACCGGAAATACCAAGGGAAAAAACACCGCACCGCGCAACACCCTGGCACTTGCCACACGCAGCGGACAATACACCCAAAACCGTCGCGGTGATCGGCGCCGGCATTGCCGGCACTGCCACCGCGCATGCACTGGCAGAACGTAACTTCCAGGTCACCGTGTTCGAGCAGGGCGGCGAGCCCGGCAGCGGCGCCTCCGGCAACGACCAAGGCATCCTTTACGCCAAGCTCTCCCCCAAACCCGGCCCCAACGGCGACTTCAACCTGCTCGCCCTGCAGTTCGCCCAGCGCTTTTATGCCTCACACTGCTCCGATGCCATCCATTTCGATGGACTGCTGCAACTGGCGGAAACGGAAAAGGAGCAACAGCTGCAACAGCAGGTCGTCGATCATTTGGCGCTGGGCGCGCACGCCCTGCTCGCACAACCGGTAACCTCAGCGCAAGCGAGTAAGCTCGCGGGCGTCGACCTCGCGATGCCCGGTCTTTACTTCCCCTGTGCCGGCTGGCTACGCCCGAAGCAGGTGTGCAACAGTCTGCTGCGACACCCGCACATTACGTTCCACCCCAACACAGCGGTATCCAGTATTTGGCCGAACGGCGAAACCTGGGAAGTGGAAACAACAACTCAAGGCGAACAGCTCGTGCAAACCTTTGACGCTGTCATCCTGTGCAGCGCCAATTTCAATCGCCAGTTCCCGCAGACCGCGCCACTGCCCCTGCAGCCGATTCGCGGCCAAGTCTCGTTTGCCCAAGCCACAGCGCCTTCGAAAAACCTGAAAATTGCCCTCTGCGGTGAGGGCTACATCGCCCCGGCCGCACCGGTTTCGGGAACCGACAAAACGCAGCAACACAGCTTCGGCGCTACCTTCAAACTGAAACAGACCGATCTCGAAATCCGCGAAGAGGAACACCGGGAAAACCTGCAAACGCTCACCAACCTGCTTCCCGAAATCGCCGAATCATTCGCGCACCAGAAATTGAATGGCCGAGTCGCTGTGCGCGCCGCCACCCCGGACTACCTGCCCATGGCAGGCCCGGTGGCAGATTGGGAACAACTGGAAAACACCTACGGCGGCTTGCGCAGAAACCGCAAGCAATTGATCAACCACCGCACCCCATACCAGCAAAACCTGTACGTACTGGCCGGACTGGGCTCAAGAGGATTTGCTTACGCTCCGCTCGCTGCAGAGGTAGTAGCGGCTTGGGTTAGTAAAGAAGTGATGCCTGTTTCAGAGGATTTGGTAAAAGCGCTGCACCCGATGCGGTTCGCAATCAGAAACCTGGGAAAAAACAAAGAAACGCTCTGA
- a CDS encoding YheU family protein yields the protein MIIPHHQLDPETLQNLLEEYATRDGTDYGEQEVSLESKVASLRRQLEKKTVVIWFEPGEESVNLILAEDIPGDGDY from the coding sequence ATGATCATTCCCCATCACCAGCTAGACCCGGAAACCCTGCAAAACCTGTTGGAGGAATATGCCACTCGCGATGGCACCGACTACGGTGAGCAGGAAGTGAGTCTTGAAAGCAAAGTCGCCAGTCTGCGTCGGCAACTCGAGAAAAAAACCGTGGTTATCTGGTTTGAGCCGGGAGAGGAGTCGGTGAATCTGATCCTCGCGGAAGACATTCCCGGGGATGGTGATTACTGA
- a CDS encoding 5'-3' exonuclease, translated as MSGIYLVDASVYIFRYYFALPPNWESRSGYNTEAVYGFSNFLLDLLSRNPGHIACAFDESLGNCFRNDIYPDYKSSRVLPDEALAFQLAACREMAEALGIASFASERFEADDILASLTRLCAANNCAPVVVTRDKDLGQLLDQGAASLWDFAANQILDRESIRQKFGVVPAQIADYLALVGDSIDDIPGVPGIGAKTAARLLEAFADVDALIANTAQIADLKLRGAKGIAEKIAGHADQIRMARQLAQLEYAVPLGIGFDALARKPVAPEYAVALAEEFGLGGLAGKIRRTLNGHQWKSRKNRAREQVEPTVQ; from the coding sequence GTGAGCGGGATCTACCTGGTCGATGCCTCGGTCTATATCTTCCGCTACTACTTCGCCCTGCCGCCCAACTGGGAGAGCCGTTCCGGCTACAACACTGAGGCGGTGTACGGCTTCAGCAACTTCCTGCTGGATCTGCTCTCCCGCAACCCCGGGCATATCGCCTGTGCCTTCGATGAATCTCTCGGCAACTGTTTCCGCAATGATATTTATCCGGACTACAAAAGCAGTCGCGTACTTCCTGACGAGGCCCTTGCGTTTCAGCTGGCGGCCTGCCGTGAGATGGCGGAAGCGCTGGGCATCGCGAGTTTCGCCAGTGAGCGCTTCGAGGCGGACGATATTTTGGCGTCGTTGACCCGGTTGTGTGCGGCAAACAACTGCGCACCGGTGGTGGTCACCCGTGACAAAGATCTTGGGCAGCTGCTGGATCAGGGCGCTGCCAGTCTATGGGATTTTGCGGCGAATCAGATTCTGGACCGGGAGAGTATTCGGCAGAAGTTTGGTGTCGTGCCCGCTCAGATCGCCGACTATCTCGCACTGGTGGGCGACAGTATCGACGATATTCCCGGCGTGCCGGGTATCGGCGCCAAGACCGCGGCGAGATTGCTGGAAGCGTTTGCCGATGTGGATGCCCTGATTGCCAATACCGCACAGATTGCAGACCTAAAACTGCGCGGAGCCAAAGGTATCGCAGAAAAAATCGCCGGCCACGCGGACCAGATCCGCATGGCGCGGCAACTGGCGCAGCTGGAATATGCGGTGCCGCTCGGTATCGGTTTTGACGCCCTGGCTCGCAAACCGGTGGCGCCCGAGTACGCTGTGGCTTTGGCAGAAGAGTTTGGTCTCGGCGGCCTTGCCGGCAAAATTCGCCGCACGCTCAACGGCCACCAGTGGAAGAGCCGAAAAAATCGCGCGCGCGAACAAGTGGAGCCCACAGTGCAATGA
- a CDS encoding sulfurtransferase TusA family protein: MMLHSAVRKVAAGEVLQMFATDPSTQRDVPKFCQFLGYELVQHLEENDEFVYWIKKAEDSA; this comes from the coding sequence ATGATGCTTCACTCTGCAGTACGCAAGGTCGCTGCGGGAGAAGTGCTGCAGATGTTCGCCACCGATCCGTCTACCCAGAGGGATGTCCCCAAGTTCTGTCAGTTTCTCGGCTATGAGCTGGTGCAGCATCTGGAAGAAAATGATGAGTTTGTTTACTGGATCAAGAAAGCTGAGGATTCGGCGTAG
- a CDS encoding antibiotic biosynthesis monooxygenase family protein, producing the protein MIYVLIEREIAEDLEATYEEAARQLLTNAYQTDGFVDGHTYTELDNPRRRFTLSQWKSVLHWQQWYNSEQRREQMSQLAPMLAHEERITILQRA; encoded by the coding sequence ATGATTTACGTATTGATCGAGCGGGAAATTGCAGAAGATCTGGAAGCGACCTACGAGGAGGCTGCGCGCCAGTTGCTGACCAACGCCTACCAGACCGACGGTTTCGTCGACGGCCACACCTACACCGAACTCGACAACCCCAGGCGCCGCTTTACCCTCTCCCAATGGAAATCGGTACTGCACTGGCAACAGTGGTACAACAGCGAGCAGCGCCGTGAACAGATGTCCCAGCTCGCCCCCATGCTCGCGCACGAGGAACGCATCACGATTCTGCAACGCGCATAA
- a CDS encoding 4-phosphoerythronate dehydrogenase, which translates to MIAETKQKSRLNIVADENIPGLDAWFGDLGTVTRIPGRNMSQAQLANADVLLVRSVTEVNETLLRNTPVRFVGSCTIGTDHLDIPWLEAQGISWSAAPGCNANSVVEYVFCALAALDIDWRTRSFGIVGCGNVGGLLQQRLHALHIPCKIYDPWLADNPDSSDLCSVLQQDVICLHAPLVKDGPHPSLHMIDATALAAIKPGAVLISAGRGAVIDNAALFECRKQNPGFATVLDVWENEPDIRTDLLATVDLGSPHIAGYSHDGKLAGTRMIRDALNRALRLPETVYSENTEDLKQPVVTRQSGFAAIRELLLGIYDPREDDARLREAAMAAAAGQTPVAVSFDLLRKHYPQRLEFSHFRVQAPNLDRAARQQLSILGLN; encoded by the coding sequence ATGATCGCTGAAACAAAACAGAAATCGCGGCTCAATATCGTCGCGGACGAAAACATTCCCGGGTTGGATGCCTGGTTCGGAGATCTGGGTACTGTCACCCGAATCCCCGGGCGCAACATGTCGCAGGCGCAACTGGCTAATGCCGATGTGCTGCTGGTGCGCTCGGTCACGGAAGTGAACGAAACGCTGTTGCGGAATACGCCAGTGCGCTTCGTGGGCAGTTGCACCATCGGCACCGATCACCTGGATATTCCATGGCTGGAAGCACAGGGGATTTCCTGGAGCGCCGCGCCGGGATGCAATGCCAACTCGGTGGTGGAATACGTGTTCTGCGCACTCGCCGCACTCGATATTGACTGGCGTACACGCAGTTTCGGCATTGTCGGCTGTGGCAATGTGGGAGGTCTGTTACAACAGCGGCTTCACGCATTACATATTCCCTGCAAAATCTACGACCCGTGGCTCGCGGATAACCCCGACAGCAGCGATCTGTGCAGTGTGTTGCAGCAGGATGTCATCTGCCTGCACGCGCCGCTGGTAAAGGATGGGCCGCACCCCAGCCTGCATATGATTGATGCGACGGCGTTGGCGGCGATCAAACCCGGCGCGGTGCTGATCAGTGCCGGGCGCGGCGCGGTGATTGACAATGCTGCGCTGTTCGAATGCCGGAAACAGAATCCGGGATTTGCTACCGTGCTCGACGTATGGGAAAACGAGCCGGATATCCGCACCGATCTGCTGGCAACCGTGGATCTCGGCAGCCCCCATATCGCCGGTTACAGCCACGACGGAAAGCTGGCGGGTACTCGCATGATCCGCGATGCGCTGAACCGCGCATTGCGATTGCCGGAAACCGTGTACTCAGAAAATACCGAGGACTTGAAACAGCCCGTTGTCACCCGGCAATCCGGCTTCGCCGCGATCCGCGAACTGCTGCTCGGTATCTACGACCCGCGGGAGGATGATGCCAGACTGCGCGAAGCGGCGATGGCTGCTGCCGCCGGGCAAACGCCCGTAGCGGTATCCTTTGACTTGCTGCGCAAACACTATCCGCAACGCCTGGAGTTCTCGCACTTCAGGGTGCAGGCGCCAAATCTGGATCGCGCCGCGCGACAGCAGCTCTCCATTCTCGGACTTAACTGA